The Scylla paramamosain isolate STU-SP2022 unplaced genomic scaffold, ASM3559412v1 Contig73, whole genome shotgun sequence genome contains a region encoding:
- the LOC135098677 gene encoding calpain-A-like: MYAVGPCCVGKPLGVCGSPVGVWGSPKGSWELGGVCKVLLWPDPNVVEARCDNGLVRGHAYSITRIKYCDIQTPRVSGKIPLVRIRNPWGNEAEWVGPWSDKSQEWQFIPPEEKEEMGLTFKHDGEFWMSFKDFLTNFTMLEMTNLNPDSLEDEDIIGSVQHKWEMSVFEGAWIRGSSSGGCRNFLDTFWHNPQYRITLTEVDDDDDNKCTVIVALMQKNRRSQRKLGLECLTIGFAIYYLRDPDGVPRPLDLNFFKYSASVARSPSFINMREVSCRFKLPPGTYCIVPSTFEPNEEGEFILRVFSEKANEME; the protein is encoded by the exons ATGTatgctgtggggccttgctgtgtag GTAAGCCCctgggagtgtgtgggagtCCTGTGGGTGTCTGGGGGTCTCCCAAGGGCTCCTGGGAGCTTGGGGGGGTCTGCAAGGTGTTATTGTGG CCTGACCCCAATGTGGTGGAGGCACGCTGTGACAATGGTCTGGTGCGTGGTCATGCTTACTCCATCACTCGCATCAAGTATTGTGACATCCAGACTCCAAGGGTGTCAGGCAAGATCCCTCTGGTGCGCATCCGTAACCCTTGGGGCAATGAAGCAGAGTGGGTTGGCCCCTGGAGTGACAAGAGTCAAGAATGGCAGTTCATTCCTcctgaggagaaagaagagatgggtCTCACCTTTAAACATGATGGGGAGTTTTGGATGTCTTTCAAG GACTTCTTGACCAACTTCACCATGCTGGAGATGACCAACCTCAACCCAGACTCCCTGGAGGACGAGGACATCATCGGCTCCGTGCAGCACAAGTGGGAGATGAGTGTGTTTGAGGGAGCCTGGATCAGGGGCTCCTCATCTGGCGGATGTAGGAATTTCCTTG ATACATTCTGGCACAATCCTCAGTACAGAATCACTTTGACtgaggttgatgatgatgatgacaacaagtGTACAGTGATTGTGGCACTGATGCAGAAGAATCGCCGTTCACAGAGGAAGCTTGGCTTAGAGTGCCTTACTATTGGCTTTGCAATTTATTAT TTACGAGACCCAGATGGTGTTCCTCGGCCTTTAGATCTGAACTTCTTCAAGTATTCTGCCTCAGTGGCTCGTTCCCCATCCTTCATCAACATGAGGGAGGTGTCTTGTCGCTTCAAGCTGCCCCCTGGCACTTACTGCATTGTGCCATCCACCTTTGAGCCTAATGAAGAAGGAGAGTTCATTTTGAGAGTCTTCTCTGAAAAAGCCAATGAAATGGAGTAA